In the genome of Methylomagnum ishizawai, the window ATCTGCACATGGATTTTGCCGATCCGGCCCGCCACCACCGTGCCCGCCGTGGAAATGGCCTTGGCCCGGAAATCCACCCGGCCCGGCGCGGTCACCACGCCCGCCGAAGCTTGCGGCGAAATCGCTTGCACTTTGATATAGCCGAGGGATTCGGCACGGAGCTTGACGACGCGCTGGGGCGTGGGGTGTTCGGCGGGCGAGATGGCCAGGGGCGGTGCCGCCAGGGCGGAAGGTTCATGGTGGCCGCAGCCGGCGATGAGCATCGCCGCCGCGGGTCCGGCGAGTCCTGCAAGGCGCATGGTGGTTTTGGTTCGGGTGTTCATAAGCCTAAAGTATCCGCAAGCGGGGTAGGTGCTTGCCATAGGGCGCGGGACGCGGAGGTTCCGGTGCCATCCGTGAATTATAGTATCGTGACGATACTTTTGGGTCTGTCTTAATTTTAGGCGGGAAATAAACTTTTATTGCTAAACGTCCCGGAAACAATGGGGCCGGCGTTGTGTGGGAGCTTATCCAACGGTTGGATAACCCTGTGGCCGCTGCACCGTCGGGTGGATGGGAGGGGTGTGGCGCGGCCAGCGGCGGGTAGCGCTTGGGTATCCGCCCCGCAAGCCGCAGAAGAGGTGTCGGGACCGTGGGTCGGCGGCTTGGTCCGCCCGGTGCGTGCATGGGGGTTTGCCAAGCGCTGCCGGGCGATGCGCCCCACCCGTTTGGAAACGGGGAGGTTCGGCATCCATGCCGACAGGGGGCGTCCCTGCGTGTTAAAAAGCAGGTTCCATGCCAAGCCATGGTCGGCCTGGAGGCCCAAGCGTTCCGGGTATTTGCGTGGGAAGCTGGGACATGGGGACGACCCGGTAGGTTGAAAAACGCCATGCTTCCTGTGGATTTCAACCAGGGTATTCCGGCCCGGTCCCGAAACGCAGCATTCATCCGCCGGGCCTCCGGTCCCGTCCTGCTTGCGGGCGGCGTTTCGATATATCATGCCCCGGTTCCGCCATCCCCGGACGGCGCGGAATCCCTTGCCCATCATCACTCACGGTAAACATCATGCTGAATAAGCTAGCCGCCTTCCCAGGCATCCCAGGCCCGGTCGTCACCATCGTCCTCGACGGTTTCGGTTTTAGCGACCAGACCGAGGGCAATGCCATCGCCCAGGCCTATACCCCTACCCTGGACCGGCTGTTCGCCCAATACCCCCACACCCTGTTGAAAGCCCACGGCACCGCCGTTGGCATGCCCAGCGACGAAGACATGGGCAATTCCGAGGTCGGCCACAACGCCATCGGCGCGGGCCAGGTCTACAACCAGGGCGCTTCCCTGGTGTCCGAGGCCATCGCCAGCGGGGCGCTGTACCAAGGCCAAGCCTGGAAGGAAGTGGTCGCCAACGTCAAGGACCACGGCTCGACCCTGCATTTCCTGGGGCTGTTCTCCGACGGCAACGTGCATTCCCATATCGACCACCTCAAGGCGTTGATTCAACGCGCCAAGCTGGAAGGTGTCGCCCAGGTCCGCGTGCATATCTTGATCGATGGCCGCGACGTGCCGGAAACCTCCGCCCTGGAGTATGTCGAGCCGTTCGAGGAATTCCTGAAGCAAGTACGCGGCGAGAGCTTCGATGTCCGCATTGCCAGTGGCGGCGGGCGCATGTTCATCACCATGGATCGCTATGAAGCCGATTGGAAGATGGTCGAGCGCGGTTGGCACACCCATGTGCTAGGCGAGGCCCAGCAATTCGCGTCCGCCGCCGAGGCCGTGCGCGGGCTGCGGGAACAGCATCCCGGCATCATCGACCAGGATTTGCCGGCCTTCGTCATCGCCGAGAACGGCCAGCCGGTCGGCAAGATCGTCGATCACGACAGCGTGGTGTTCTTCAATTTCCGTGGCGACCGCGCCTTGGAAATCACCCGCGCCTTCGAGGAAGGCCCGGAATTTTCAGGCTTCGACCGGGGCGAGGTGCCGAACGTGACCTATGCCGGGATGCTGCAATACGACGGCGATTTGAAAATCCCCAAGCGCTATCTGGTCGAGCCGCCCGCCATCCGTAACACCCTGGGCGAGCAACTGGCCGAGGCGGGCATCACCCAACTCGCCATCTCCGAGACCCAGAAATACGGCCATGTCACCTATTTCTGGAACGGCAACCGTAGCGGTAAGTTCGACGACAAACTCGAAACCTATATCGAGATTCCCTCCGACAACGTGCCGTTCGAGCAGCGTCCGTGGATGAAGTCCGCCGAAATCACCGACGAGTTGATCCGCCAAATCCGCAGCGGCAAGCACAAGTTCCTGCGGGTCAACTACGCCAACGGCGACATGGTCGGCCATACCGGGAATTTCCAGGCCACGATCAGCGCGGTGGAAGCGGTGGATATCGCCCTGGGCCGCTTACTGCCGGTGATCGACGCCATGCAGGGCGTGGCGATCATCACCGCCGACCATGGCAACGCCGACGAGATGTATGAACTCGACAAGAAGACCGGCCAGCCCAAACAGGGTAAGGACGGGCGTTTCAAGGCCAAGACCGCGCACACGCTGAACCCGGTGCCGTTCATCTTCTACGATAACCAGACCCATGGCGCGGCCCAGATCGACGAGAACCATTTCGGCCTGAGCAACCTCGCCAGCACCATCGTCAACCTGTTGGGCTACGCGGCCCCGACGATGTGGGATCGCGGCATTTTGCGCTTCAAGTAAGCCCCGCCCGGCTCCCGGCCCCTTCCGGCGGGGCCGGGGTCCGCCGTTGTCCCCGCTGCCGGTGCGGAATTTATCCGCTATCCTCACACAGGATGGACCACACGACCTTTCCCATGGGCGACAAAGACATCCTTTCCAAATCAATCTTCAAGGCGCTGGTGCGCGACTTCGCGACCTATTTGTTCCATCTGCCGGTCGTCGAGGTCAAATTGTTGGAAACCGCGCAGCAGCGGGTCGAGGAGCGCCGCGCCGATCTCGTCGCCAAGGTCGCCCTGGCCGATGGCCTGCCTTTCATACTGCACATCGAAATCCAGAACGATAATCTCGCCGTCATGCCGGTGCGGATGCTGCGCTATCTGACCGACATCCTGTTGGAGAATCCGGGCCTGCCGGTGCGGCAATATCTGGTCTATATCGGCAAGAAACCGCTCGGCATGGCCGATGGCTTGAACCTCCCCGGTTTGGCCTACCGCTACGAATTGATCGACATGCACCGGGTGGATGCGGAATCCTTATTACGGCAAGACGCGCCGGATGCCTGGGTGTTGGCGATACTCTGCGATTTCCGGGGCCGGACGCCGCGTGAATTGGTGCATGGGATTCTCGAGCGCTTGGTCAGGGAATTCTGGGGCCAGCCGGGCAAATTGCGCGAATATGTGCGGATGCTGGAAATCTTGGGCAGCAACCGTGATTTCGAAGTGGATATCGAGGAGGAATTGGAGATGTTGAAGATCGAATATGAGAAGTTGCCGACTTATCGGATGGGGCTGAAGAAGGGCGAGCAATTGGGAGAGGAAAAAGGGGTGGCAAAAGAAAAAATAGAGAGCGCAAGAGCGATGCTGGCCCTGGGATTCGATAGTACGCAAATTGCGTTAGTTACGAAATTACCGATGGTGGAGATTGAGCGGTTGCGGACTGAGAACTCTCAATAACCATGCGGCAATACCCGGATAGGCCGGAATTATATCGAGGGTGTTTATGTGGCGGATATGTATTTGTATTCCATGGATCGGGATTTGTTGCGGGCGGCGTGATTGTAAAAGAAACCCTTTTAACATCGTTCCTACGGTCTTTGCAGAAAATATAGGCGTGCTTATTGTGTGGGCTAAGGGGGTGCTTAATGAGTCGGAAATATGCTTGGCATAAAATGTTAATATTTATTTAATAGAGGCGCGACGTTATGAACCAAATTTTTTTAACTCCAGAGGAAGTGGCCGAGTTGCTCCGCGTTTCCACGGATGATGTTGTTGAACTTATAGAGGATGGTTCTTTATCTGCCTTACAGATAGGAGGGAGTTGGCGTGTTACTCAGGAAAGCTTAACGGGATTTTTATCTAATGGGTTGAAAGCGCAAAATTTAAAAGCTATAAATCGGGTAATGCAAGACCCAATTGCTTGGGCGAATATGCTACGCGAGTTTCCCGATGTGGCGAATAGTATAATTGATGGCGATTTTAAAGATGGGACTTTTGGAGAGTTTTTGCAAAAAGCACTTGCTACATCTAATGGCGTAGCATCGGGGGCGATTACTACCCTTCATTCACGTAAATTGTAAGTTTGGATATATTCATGGCCGCACGGCTTTTTTGTTAATGAATCTTAAGTTCAGTATGAACGAATATGTGGCGATGTGGCGATCTTATGATTTATGACTTCGAATGGGATCCACATAAAGCCGACATAAATTACCGCAAGCACGGCATTAGCTTTGAGCGGGCTTCCGAGGTTTTCCGCGATCCCTTGGCTTTGACGGTTTATGACGTAGCGCATAGCGACTATGAAGAACGCTGGAATACCTTGGGTTTGGATCAAAGTCTCACGTTATTAGTGGTCGCCCATACCTATCAGGTAACTGGCCCGTCCAATGCAATCGTGCGAATTATATCCGCTAGGCTGGCAAGCAAGCGGGAACAGCAAAACTACTCGGAAGAACCGAACATCATGGGTGTAGCTATGAACCAGGATAATATTTTGGATCAAAACGACGACCTCCCGGCTGAAATAGACTTCAGCAAAGGGACGCGGGGCAAGTTTTATCATCCCGACCTCAAGTTCAATATACCGATTTATCTGGATGAGGAAGTACAACGTTATCTCGCGGCTATCGCATCGCGCAAAGGTATCTCTATTTCCGATGTCGCCAACGATTTGCTCAAGAAAGATATCGCCATGATCGAAGCCATGCGCTGAGTCGGATACTGAATTATCCGCCTACCGCATTCTATTATTTAGCACCAATCTAAGGGGTAATCCGATGACCCAATCCCAAGTCATCACCCTGGAAGGCAACGAAGCCGTCGCTTACGTCGCCTACCGCGTCAACGAAGTCTGCGCGATCTACCCGATCACGCCCTCATCCACCATGGCCGAACTGGCCGACCAATGGTCCGCCGAAGGCAAGAAAAACCTCTGGGGCGAAATCCCCCTGGTCGTCGAAATGCAGAGCGAAGGCGGGGCCGCCGGTGCGGTCCACGGCGCTTTGCAGACCGGGGCGCTCACCACCACCTTCACGGCCTCGCAAGGGCTGCTGTTGATGATCCCCAACATGTACAAGATCGCCGGGGAACTCACCCCGACGGTGTTCCACGTCGCGGCGCGGGCCTTGGCGGCGCAGGGTTTGTCGATCTTCGGCGACCATTCCGACGTGGCGGCGGTGCGGCATACTGGCTTCGCCCAACTCGGTTCGGCCTCGGTGCAGGAAGCCCACGACATGGCCCTCATCGCCCAAGCCGCGACCCTGGCGACACGGGTGCCATTCGTGCATTTCTTCGATGGCTTCCGCACCTCGCACGAAGTCAGCAAGCTGCATCTCATCCCCGACGACCAGATGCGGGCCATGATCGACGAAAGCCTCGTCCGGGCGCATCGGGCGCGTGGCCTCAATCCCGACAATCCCTTCATCCGCGGCACGGCGCAAAACCCGGATGTGTATTTTCAGGGC includes:
- the gpmI gene encoding 2,3-bisphosphoglycerate-independent phosphoglycerate mutase; this translates as MLNKLAAFPGIPGPVVTIVLDGFGFSDQTEGNAIAQAYTPTLDRLFAQYPHTLLKAHGTAVGMPSDEDMGNSEVGHNAIGAGQVYNQGASLVSEAIASGALYQGQAWKEVVANVKDHGSTLHFLGLFSDGNVHSHIDHLKALIQRAKLEGVAQVRVHILIDGRDVPETSALEYVEPFEEFLKQVRGESFDVRIASGGGRMFITMDRYEADWKMVERGWHTHVLGEAQQFASAAEAVRGLREQHPGIIDQDLPAFVIAENGQPVGKIVDHDSVVFFNFRGDRALEITRAFEEGPEFSGFDRGEVPNVTYAGMLQYDGDLKIPKRYLVEPPAIRNTLGEQLAEAGITQLAISETQKYGHVTYFWNGNRSGKFDDKLETYIEIPSDNVPFEQRPWMKSAEITDELIRQIRSGKHKFLRVNYANGDMVGHTGNFQATISAVEAVDIALGRLLPVIDAMQGVAIITADHGNADEMYELDKKTGQPKQGKDGRFKAKTAHTLNPVPFIFYDNQTHGAAQIDENHFGLSNLASTIVNLLGYAAPTMWDRGILRFK
- a CDS encoding helix-turn-helix domain-containing protein, yielding MNQIFLTPEEVAELLRVSTDDVVELIEDGSLSALQIGGSWRVTQESLTGFLSNGLKAQNLKAINRVMQDPIAWANMLREFPDVANSIIDGDFKDGTFGEFLQKALATSNGVASGAITTLHSRKL
- a CDS encoding BrnT family toxin, which encodes MIYDFEWDPHKADINYRKHGISFERASEVFRDPLALTVYDVAHSDYEERWNTLGLDQSLTLLVVAHTYQVTGPSNAIVRIISARLASKREQQNYSEEPNIMGVAMNQDNILDQNDDLPAEIDFSKGTRGKFYHPDLKFNIPIYLDEEVQRYLAAIASRKGISISDVANDLLKKDIAMIEAMR